A part of Rhodamnia argentea isolate NSW1041297 chromosome 8, ASM2092103v1, whole genome shotgun sequence genomic DNA contains:
- the LOC115730720 gene encoding G-type lectin S-receptor-like serine/threonine-protein kinase SD1-1 encodes MKSRDSFRSLSKKLVTITVASAISGLLIVGMALSIIWKRRMKSRGLPSGMDDIDLPLYDFATVAVATNHFSQTNKLGAGGFGSVYKGTLSTGQEVAVKRLSKNSGQGPDEFMNEVLLIARLQHRNLVGLVGCCVEGEERMLIYEYMPNKSLDYFIFDHDRSSSLAWKRRFDIVLGITRGLLYLHQDSKLQVVHRDLKTSNILLDADMNPKISDFGLARIFQGDGTEAETRRIVGTYGYMSPEYAFDGKFSVKSDVFSFGVLLLEIVSGKRNRGFQHPDHHHTLLGHAWMLWSEGRATELIDESVCASFVESQAERCIQVGLLCAQKFPKDRPMMSSVVFMLANEGASLPPPKEPGFFVERSSGSSDAYLVKEESNTKNVVTITLPKGR; translated from the exons atgaaaagccgag ATTCATTCCGCAGCCTATCCAAGAAACTGGTGACTATCACTGTGGCTTCAGCCATTTCGGGATTGCTTATTGTGGGAATGGCATTGAGCATAATctggaaaagaagaatgaaaagcCGAG GCTTGCCAAGTGGGATGGATGACATCGACTTGCCATTGTATGATTTTGCTACCGTTGCTGTTGCCACCAACCATTTCTCTCAAACAAACAAGCTAGGAGCAGGTGGCTTCGGTTCGGTCTACAAG GGAACTCTTTCCACAGGACAAGAAGTAGCAGTAAAAAGGCTGTCGAAAAATTCGGGACAAGGTCCTGATGAGTTTATGAATGAAGTACTTCTAATTGCCAGGCTTCAGCACCGGAATCTTGTTGGACTTGTTGGCTGCTGCGTTGAGGGAGAAGAGAGAATGTTGATTTATGAGTATATGCCAAACAAAAGCTTGGATTATTTCATCTTTG ATCACGACAGAAGCTCCTCTTTGGCATGGAAAAGGCGATTTGATATTGTTTTAGGAATCACCCGAGGACTTCTCTATCTCCACCAGGATTCGAAACTACAAGTGGTCCACAGAGACCTGAAAACAAGCAACATCTTGTTAGATGCTGACATGAATCCAAAAATTTCGGATTTCGGCCTGGCAAGGATCTTTCAAGGAGATGGCACAGAGGCAGAGACGAGAAGAATAGTTGGTACATA TGGTTACATGTCCCCAGAGTATGCCTTTGATGGAAAATTCTCTGTCAAGTCCGACGTTTTTAGCTTCGGTGTTCTTTTATTAGAGATAGTAAGTGGCAAAAGGAATAGAGGATTCCAACATCCTGATCATCATCACACCCTTCTTGGGCAC gcGTGGATGCTGTGGAGTGAAGGGAGGGCCACAGAACTCATCGATGAATCTGTATGCGCCTCTTTCGTGGAGTCTCAAGCAGAGAGATGCATTCAGGTGGGCTTGCTGTGCGCCCAAAAGTTTCCTAAAGATAGGCCGATGATGTCTAGCGTTGTCTTCATGTTGGCGAATGAAGGAGCATCCTTGCCACCACCGAAAGAGCCAGGTTTCTTCGTCGAGAGAAGTTCGGGTAGCTCAGATGCGTATTTAGTTAAGGAAGAATCGAACACAAAGAATGTTGTTACAATCACATTACCTAAAGGTCGATAG